Proteins from one Cryptomeria japonica chromosome 4, Sugi_1.0, whole genome shotgun sequence genomic window:
- the LOC131032053 gene encoding uncharacterized protein LOC131032053: MSLTTYNPLDRTMSSPSKIYDVFLSFRGEDVRKTFVDHLYTSLENAGVNAFLDSQKLKRGDEISSTILEAIDNSAIHIPIFTANFAESHWCLDEVAQMCKSNGIIIPLFFYVKPTDVRNPGRGVFAEAFEKKKQRYTPERISEWKSALFKVSSFSGWSTEDTAGYEAELVKLVVQDVFKTLQQKSTSVEEAPPQPLEEDPSDTTPQEIRNEPLRISKSIFIDMAEHTSKVIKMLNIDSDENVLTVAIYGNGGVGKTSLAKAIHNQIYLKFDATCFVYDVRHKAQESNGVAKMQRQILKDLAKFKDKVNDEAHGKMLMKGRLRSIKALVILEYVDDWKQLEALRGDWFGPGSRVLVTTLDPNILKNETGSFVYELEGLSKEHALEFFSWHAFMRDKPKEHYRELSCKAVDICNRLPFSLEVLGAHLYNRELSHWNQVIQILECSSYRGKYAILRLCYDGLKPEQKEMFLDMACLFIGRKRVSVISFWKASHLYPNAGLTKMKLKSLIKLDEHDRLAMHSELRDMGRAIVEDESAEPGKRSRLWKPEEVELVLMEEKGTERVRCLTYLQKDVKLQTHSFQRMCNLQLLWLDGALVEGDYRKMPPDLKWLRWENCPLKCLPCEWNMKRVVVLDLSFSKGIEALWSEPSNIEALKNLKVLKLNYCTSLQVLPDLANHTSIIQLELCGCKELRELPESIGFLTELKFLDLSNCCNLIQLPNTISNLKSLEVLFLSNCHRIRMLPDSFEDLGVLKKVKLDGMPLKNLPKSFRWLSCLEKLSLHGCHELRSLPQPIGELNRLRYLDLHGCSSLQTLPNSIYELESLCRLDMTGSGRISLEAEIGDLVCLERLVLSNCAAIWRLPISIGQLNCLQHLNLNHCTSLIRLPEELGDLVRLEELLLNECYNLCELPQSIGKLSCLKTLEMEETYSLSVLPASFSRLTSLKNLKAGGCPLPQYIGELSSLENMHLKSYKMSFLPPTFGTLLRLSKLYLHHCTEFLELPLLPKELIEVRIQDCLGLKKISNMSHMKRLKLLRIHNCRELVELPDFGSLQSLQELSISECRNVKRIQGMEGMKSLKKVHVTGCRLAGSGSSILKPRQLIKETRCLELLSFSANGVPECLEKKMETSGDDLLNATVDSTEQCSGIVLCFMVRFKSGISSVGVELSTLRDGEEIFNTRLVNHSKTVEGDQIFVHILHKNHPMVMMLQSGDVVRAKEDRDKGRMIRSGGMQFFSEGVDGKREDLILESLGKDLTKLMEDYRENLAFEDEGSHFYILGKRNFILLWQKKKRPLQQAVINMALIRYNPLDRTMPSPSKIYDVFLSFRGEDVRKTFVDHLYTSLENAGVNAFLDSQKLKRGDEISSTIQEAIDNSAILIPIFTANFAESHWCLDEVAQMCKSNGMCIPLFFYVKPTDVRNPGRGVFAEAFEKKKQRYTPERISEWNSALFKVSSFSGWSTEDTAGYEAELVKLVVQDVFKTLQQKSTSVEEAPLQPSEEDPSDTTPQEIRNEPLRISKSIFIYMAEHISKVIKKLNTDSDENVQTVAIYGNGGVGKTSLAKAIHNQIYLKFDATCFVYDVRHKAQEINGVAKMQRQILKNLVKFKDKVNNEAHGKMLMKGRLRSIKALVILEYVDDWKQLEALRGDWFGPGSRVLVTTLDPNILNIENGSFVYELQGLSKEHALEFFSWHAFMRDKPKEYYRALSCKAVDICNRLPFSLEVLGAHLYNKDLSHWNQVIQTLEYSSNHGKYAILRLCYDGLKSDQKEMSLDMACLFIGRKRVSVISFWKASHLHPNVGLTKMKLKSLIKFDEQDRLAMHSELRDMGRAIVEDESAEPGKRSRLWKPEEVEQVLMEEKGTERVRCLTYLQKDVKLQTRSFQRMCNLQLLWLDGALVEGDYRKMPPDLKWLRWENCPLKCLPCEWNMKRVVVLDLSFSKGIEALWSEPSNIEALKNLKVLKLNYCTSLQVLPDLANHTSIIQLELCGCIKLRELPESIGFLTELKFLDLSNCCNLILLPNTICNLKSLEVLFLSNCHRIRMLPDSFEDLGVLKKVKLDGMPLKNLPKSFRWLSCLEKLSLHGCHELRSLPQPLGELNRLRYLDLHGCSSLQTLPNSIYELESLCRLDMTGCGRISLEAEIGDLVCLERLVLSNCAAIWRLPISIGQLNCLQHLNLNHCTSLVRLPEELGDLVRLEELLLNECYNLCELPQSIGKLSCLKTLEMEETYSLSVLPASFSRLTSLKNLRAGGCPLPQHIGELSSLENMHLKSYKMSFLPPTFGTLLRLSKLYLHHCTEFLELPFLPKELIEVRIQDCLGLKKTSNMSHMKRLKLLRIHNCRELVELPDFGSLQSLQELSISECRNVKRIQGMEGMKSLRKVHATGCRLAGSGSSILKPRQLIKETRCLELLSFSANGVPECLEKKMETSGDDLLNATVDSTEQCSGIVLCFMVRFKSGISSVGVELSTLRDGEEIFNTRLVNHSKTVEGDQIFVHILHKNHPMVMMLQSGDVVRAKEDRDKGRMIRSGGMQFFSEGVDGKREDLILESLGKDLTKLMEDYRENLAFEDEE, encoded by the exons AtgtcactgactacatacaatccTTTAGACAGGACTATGTCCTCTCCATCCAAGATATATGATGTTTTCTTAAGTTTCAGAGGGGAGGACGTAAGAAAAACATTTGTAGATCATCTGTATACTTCCTTGGAAAATGCAGGGGTTAATgctttccttgatagccaaaagtTGAAAAGGGGGGACGAGATCAGTTCAACTATTCTAGAGGCAATCGACAACAGTGCCATCCACATTCCAATCTTCACCGCGAACTTTGCAGAGTCCCATTGGTGCCTGGACGAGGTTGCTCAAATGTGCAAATCAAATGGTATAATTATACCCTTATTCTTTTATGTCAAGCCAACAGATGTAAGAAATCCTGGGAGAGGTGTCTTTGCTGAGGCTTTTGAGAAGAAGAAACAAAGATACACACCAGAACGAATCAGTGAGTGGAAAAGTGCTCTCTTTAAAGTTTCCTCCTTCTCTGGATGGTCTACGGAAGACACAGCAGG ATATGAAGCAGAACTCGTCAAGCTTGTAGTCCAGGATGTTTTCAAGACTTTACAACAAAAGTCTACCTCAGTGGAGGAAGCTCCACCCCAGCCCTTAGAAGAAGACCCCTCAGATACAACACCCCAGGAGATCAGAAATGAACCACTCAGAATTTCAAAGTCAATCTTCATCGATATGGCAGAACACACGAGTAAAGTTATAAAAATGCTCAATATAGATTCTGATGAGAATGTCCTAACTGTTGCCATTTATGGAAATGGAGGTGTCGGAAAAACCTCGCTAGCAAAGGCCATTCACAATCAGATCTATCTCAAATTTGATGCTACCTGCTTTGTATATGATGTGCGTCATAAAGCCCAAGAGTCGAATGGTGTAGCTAAGATGCAGCGCCAGATATTGAAAGACCTTGCAAAGTTCAAGGATAAAGTTAATGATGAGGCTCATGGAAAGATGTTGATGAAGGGCCGTTTGAGGTCCATTAAGGCCCTTGTTATTCTGGAATATGTTGATGACTGGAAGCAGTTGGAGGCTCTACGAGGTGATTGGTTTGGACCAGGTAGCAGAGTGCTTGTAACAACGCTTGATCCCAACATACTAAAGAATGAAACTGGAAGTTTTGTTTATGAATTGGAGGGATTGTCTAAGGAACATGCCCTTGAATTTTTTAGTTGGCATGCTTTCATGAGAGATAAACCCAAAGAACATTATAGAGAATTGTCATGCAAAGCTGTGGATATTTGCAATAGGTTGCCATTTTCACTTGAAGTTTTGGGTGCTCATTTGTATAATAGAGAATTAAGCCATTGGAATCAAGTCATTCAAATACTAGAATGTTCAAGTTACCGTGGCAAGTACGCCATTCTTAGACTTTGTTACGATGGCCTCAAACCTGAACAAAAGGAGATGTTTTTAGACATGGCTTGTTTATTCATAGGAAGAAAGAGGGTAAGTGTGATTAGCTTTTGGAAAGCTAGTCATTTGTATCCCAATGCAGGCCTAACAAAAATGAAGCTGAAATCACTCATTAAATTAGATGAGCATGATAGACTTGCAATGCATAGTGAGCTGAGGGATATGGGAAGAGCCATTGTAGAAGATGAATCAGCAGAACCAGGGAAGCGTAGCAGATTGTGGAAGCCAGAAGAGGTTGAACTAGTCTTAATGGAAGAAAAG GGAACAGAAAGGGTGAGATGTCTTACATACCTTCAGAAAGATGTAAAACTTCAAACTCATagttttcaaagaatgtgtaatTTGCAATTGCTTTGGCTTGATGGAGCTCTTGTAGAGGGAGACTATAGAAAAATGCCTCCAGATTTGAAGTGGCTAAGATGGGAAAATTGCCCTCTAAAATGCTTGCCATGTGAATGGAATATGAAACGTGTAGTTGTACTTGATTTAAGCTTCAGCAAAGGGATTGAGGCACTGTGGTCAGAACCATCCAATATTGAG GCTCTGAAAAACCTCAAAGTACTTAAGCTAAATTACTGCACAAGTCTTCAAGTCCTTCCAGATTTAGCCAACCACACGTCTATCATTCAACTGGAGCTCTGTGGTTGTAAAGAACTGAGGGAACTACCAGAGTCCATTGGATTTCTGACAGAGCTTAAGTTCCTTGATCTGTCAAATTGCTGCAACTTAATCCAACTTCCAAACACCATAAGTAACCTAAAATCTCTGGAGGTGctctttttatcaaattgtcaCCGTATCAGAATGTTACCCGACTCATTTGAAGATCTGGGAGTACTGAAAAAAGTCAAATTGGATGGAATGCCCTTAAAGAATTTGCCCAAATCCTTTAGATGGCTGTCCTGCTTGGAGAAGCTGTCTCTTCATGGTTGCCATGAATTGAGAAGCCTTCCTCAACCAATAGGAGAATTGAATCGCTTGCGATATCTGGATTTACATGGTTGTTCTAGTTTACAGACTCTACCTAACTCAATCTATGAACTTGAAAGCTTATGCCGGTTGGATATGACTGGTTCTGGAAGAATCAGCTTAGAAGCAGAGATAGGGGACCTTGTTTGTCTGGAAAGGTTGGTCCTAAGTAATTGTGCAGCAATATGGAGATTGCCTATATCAATAGGTCAGCTTAATTGTTTACAACATCTGAACCTGAATCACTGCACTTCTTTGATTCGACTGCCAGAGGAGTTGGGAGATCTGGTCCGTTTAGAGGAGTTGTTGCTCAATGAATGCTACAATCTATGCGAGCTTCCCCAGAGCATCGGGAAGCTTTCTTGCCTAAAGACTCTAGAAATGGAAGAAACCTACAGTCTATCTGTTCTTCCAGCTAGCTTTTCAAGACTTACGTCCTTAAAGAATCTAAAAGCGGGTGGTTGTCCTCTACCACAATATATTGGAGAGCTGTCATCATTAGAAAATATGCATCTTAAGTCATACAAAATGTCCTTTTTGCCACCAACTTTTGGCACACTTCTGCGCCTAAGCAAACTCTACCTGCATCACTGTACAGAGTTTTTGGAACTTCCACTTCTTCCAAAGGAACTCATTGAAGTGCGTATTCAAGACTGTTTGGGACTAAAGAAAATCTCTAACATGTCACATATGAAGAGGCTTAAGCTGCTGAGGATACACAACTGCAGGGAACTTGTTGAATTGCCCGACTTTGGGTCCTTGCAGTCATTGCAAGAGCTCTCAATATCAGAATGTAGGAATGTTAAGCGTATTcaaggaatggaagggatgaaatCCTTAAAAAAAGTGCATGTTACAGGTTGCAGATTGGCTGGCTCAGGAAGCTCAATATTGAAACCCCGCCAATTAATCAAG GAAACACGTTGTCTAGAGTTACTCAGTTTTTCAGCAAATGGGGTTCCAGAGTGCTTAGAAAAGAAGATGGAAACCAGTGGTGATGATTTACTGAATGCTACAGTGGACAGCACCGAGCAATGTTCAGGGATTGTATTATGCTTTATGGTGAGGTTCAAGAGTGGGATTAGTTCAGTGGGTGTAGAACTAAGCACTTTAAGAGATGGCGAGGAGATTTTCAATACCAGGCTCGTTAACCACTCAAAAACtgtagaaggagatcagatttttgTGCACATTTTGCATAAAAATCACCCCATGGTTATGATGCTGCAAAGTGGAGATGTGGTCCGGGCAAAGGAAGACAGAGATAAAGGAAGAATGATAAGAAGTGGTGGAATGCAATTCTTCTCTGAAGGAGTAGATGGGAAAAGAGAAGATTTAATACTGGAGAGCTTGGGAAAGGATTTGACAAAGTTAATGGAAGATTACCGTGAAAATCTAGCCTTTGAAGACGAGGGA TCTCATTTCTACATACTAGGGAAAAGGAACTTTATTTTGCTTTGGCAGAAGAAGAAGAGACCTCTCCAACAAGCGGTAATTAATATGGCATTGATTAGATACAATCCTTTAGACAGGACAATGCCCTCTCCATCCAAGATATATGATGTTTTCTTAAGTTTCAGAGGGGAGGACGTAAGAAAAACATTTGTAGATCATCTGTATACTTCCTTGGAAAATGCAGGGGTTAATgctttccttgatagccaaaagtTGAAAAGGGGGGACGAGATCAGTTCAACTATTCAAGAGGCAATCGACAACAGTGCCATCCTCATTCCAATCTTCACCGCCAACTTTGCAGAGTCCCATTGGTGCCTGGACGAGGTTGCTCAAATGTGCAAATCAAATGGTATGTGTATACCCTTATTCTTTTATGTCAAGCCAACAGATGTAAGAAATCCTGGGAGAGGTGTCTTTGCTGAGGCTTTTGAGAAGAAGAAACAAAGATACACACCGGAACGAATTAGCGAGTGGAACAGTGCTCTCTTTAAAGTTTCCTCGTTCTCTGGATGGTCTACAGAAGACACAGCAGG ATATGAAGCAGAACTAGTCAAGCTTGTAGTCCAGGATGTTTTCAAGACATTACAACAAAAGTCTACCTCAGTGGAGGAAGCTCCACTCCAGCCCTCAGAAGAAGACCCCTCAGATACGACACCCCAAGAGATCAGAAATGAACCACTCAGAATTTCAAAGTCAATCTTCATCTATATGGCAGAACACATAAGTAAAGTTATAAAAAAGCTCAATACAGATTCTGATGAGAATGTCCAAACTGTTGCCATTTATGGAAATGGAGGTGTCGGAAAAACCTCGCTAGCAAAGGCCATTCACAATCAGATCTATCTCAAATTCGATGCTACCTGCTTTGTATATGATGTGCGTCATAAAGCCCAAGAGATAAATGGTGTAGCTAAGATGCAGCGCCAGATATTGAAAAACCTCGTCAAGTTCAAGGATAAAGTTAATAATGAGGCTCATGGAAAGATGTTGATGAAGGGCCGTTTGAGGTCCATTAAGGCCCTTGTTATTCTGGAATATGTTGATGACTGGAAGCAGTTGGAGGCTCTACGAGGTGATTGGTTTGGACCAGGTAGCAGAGTGCTTGTAACAACGCTTGACCCCAACATACTAAATATTGAAAATGGAAGTTTTGTTTATGAATTGCAGGGACTGTCTAAGGAACACGCCCTTGAATTTTTTAGCTGGCATGCTTTCATGAGAGATAAACCCAAAGAATATTATAGAGCATTGTCATGCAAAGCTGTGGATATTTGCAATAGGTTGCCATTTTCACTTGAAGTTTTGGGTGCACATTTGTATAATAAAGACTTAAGCCATTGGAATCAAGTCATTCAAACACTAGAATATTCAAGTAACCATGGCAAGTACGCCATTCTTAGACTTTGTTATGATGGCCTCAAATCTGACCAAAAGGAGATGTCTTTAGACATGGCTTGTTTATTCATAGGAAGAAAGAGGGTAAGTGTGATTAGCTTTTGGAAAGCTAGTCATTTGCATCCCAATGTAGGCCTAACAAAAATGAAGCTGAAATCACTCATTAAATTCGATGAGCAAGATAGACTTGCAATGCATAGTGAGCTGAGGGATATGGGAAGAGCCATTGTAGAAGATGAATCAGCAGAACCAGGAAAGCGTAGCAGATTGTGGAAGCCAGAAGAGGTTGAACAAGTCTTAATGGAAGAAAAG GGAACAGAAAGGGTGAGATGTCTTACATACCTTCAGAAAGATGTAAAACTTCAAACTCGTagttttcaaagaatgtgtaatTTGCAATTGCTTTGGCTTGATGGAGCTCTTGTAGAGGGAGACTATAGAAAAATGCCTCCAGATTTGAAGTGGCTAAGATGGGAAAACTGCCCTCTAAAATGCTTGCCATGTGAATGGAATATGAAACGTGTAGTTGTACTTGATTTAAGCTTCAGCAAAGGGATTGAGGCACTGTGGTCAGAACCATCCAATATTGAG GCTCTGAAAAACCTCAAAGTACTTAAGCTAAATTACTGCACAAGTCTTCAAGTCCTTCCAGATTTAGCCAACCACACGTCTATCATTCAACTGGAGCTCTGTGGTTGTATAAAACTGAGGGAACTACCAGAGTCCATTGGATTTCTGACAGAGCTTAAGTTCCTTGATCTGTCAAATTGCTGCAACTTAATCCTACTTCCAAACACCATATGTAACCTAAAATCTCTGGAGGTGctctttttatcaaattgtcaCCGTATCAGAATGTTACCCGACTCATTTGAAGATCTGGGAGTTCTAAAAAAGGTCAAATTGGATGGAATGCCCTTAAAGAATTTGCCCAAATCCTTTAGATGGCTGTCCTGCTTGGAGAAGCTGTCTCTTCATGGTTGCCATGAATTGAGAAGCCTTCCTCAACCACTAGGAGAATTGAATCGCTTGCGATATCTGGATTTACATGGTTGTTCTAGTTTACAGACTCTACCTAACTCAATCTATGAACTTGAAAGCTTATGCCGGTTGGATATGACTGGTTGTGGAAGAATCAGCTTAGAAGCAGAGATAGGGGACCTTGTTTGTCTGGAAAGGCTGGTCCTAAGTAATTGTGCAGCAATATGGAGATTGCCTATATCAATAGGTCAGCTTAATTGTTTACAACATCTGAACCTGAATCACTGCACTTCTTTGGTTCGACTGCCAGAGGAGTTGGGAGATCTGGTCCGTTTAGAGGAGTTGTTGCTCAATGAATGCTACAATCTATGCGAGCTTCCCCAGAGCATAGGGAAACTTTCTTGCCTAAAGACTCTAGAAATGGAAGAAACCTACAGTCTATCTGTTCTTCCAGCTAGCTTTTCAAGACTCACGTCCTTAAAGAATCTAAGAGCGGGTGGTTGTCCTCTACCACAACATATTGGAGAGCTATCATCATTAGAAAATATGCATCTTAAGTCATACAAAATGTCCTTTTTGCCACCAACTTTTGGCACACTTTTGCGCCTAAGCAAACTCTACCTGCATCACTGTACAGAGTTTTTGGAACTTCCATTTCTTCCAAAGGAACTCATTGAAGTGCGTATTCAAGACTGTTTGGGACTAAAGAAAACCTCTAACATGTCACATATGAAGAGGCTTAAGCTGCTGAGGATACACAACTGCAGGGAACTTGTTGAATTGCCCGACTTTGGGTCCTTGCAGTCATTGCAAGAGCTCTCAATATCAGAATGTAGGAATGTTAAGCGTATTcaaggaatggaagggatgaaatCCTTAAGAAAAGTGCATGCTACAGGTTGCAGATTGGCTGGCTCAGGGAGCTCAATATTGAAACCCCGCCAATTAATCAAG GAAACACGTTGTCTGGAGTTACTCAGTTTTTCAGCAAATGGGGTTCCAGAGTGCTTAGAAAAGAAGATGGAAACCAGTGGTGATGATTTACTGAATGCTACAGTGGACAGCACCGAGCAATGTTCAGGGATTGTATTATGCTTTATGGTGAGGTTCAAGAGTGGGATTAGTTCAGTGGGTGTAGAACTAAGCACTTTAAGAGATG